The genomic interval AAAAATGCTTTTTCTGCCATGGACCAGATAAAAACAAACAGGAAGCAGGATTAGAACTGGCCACCAGAGAGGGCGCACTGGCTGCATTGAAAGAAAACCCTGGAAAACATGCCATAGTACCCGGCAATCTGGCAAAAAGTCAACTCTACCACCGAATCGTTTCTACGGACCCGGAAATACAAATGCCTCCTAAGGAATCTAACCGGGAACTGACTGATTACGAAAGAGCCGTATTGATAAAATGGATTGAGGAAGGAGCTGAATACAAACCGCACTGGGCTCTACTCAAACCTGAGAAAAAACCACTTCCTGAGGTAAAAACTAAAACCTGGCCTAAGAATCCAATTGATTATTTCGTATTACACAAACTGGAACAGGAAGGGCTGTCGCCTTCTCCTGAAGCAGACAAAGAAACACTTCTCCGCCGGGTTACTCTTGATTTAACTGGCCTCCCTCCTACCCTGGAAGAAATGGATAATTTTCTCGCTGATAACTCTCCGAATTCCTATGAAAAAACGGTAGACCGCCTGCTGGCTTCTCCGCAATATGGCGAAAAAATGGCGGTAGACTGGCTTGATCTGGCCCGTTTTGCCGATACCCATGGCTATACCGTAGACCGTTACCGTCCTATGTGGCCCTGGCGGGATTGGGTAATCAAAGCTTTTAACCAGAACATGCCCTATGATACCTTTCTTACCTGGCAACTGGCTGGCGATTTGCTTCCTAATCCAACCCGTGAACAGAAACTGGCGACCGGCTTTAACCGCAATCATGCCCAGAATGTGGAAGGAGGAATTGTGAATGAAGAATTCCGGGTGGAATATGTGGCAGACAGAACCAATACGCTGGGCACCGCTTTACTGGGAATGACACTGGAATGTGCCCGTTGCCATGACCATAAATATGATCCTATCTCTCAAAAAGATTATTATAGCCTGTTCTCTTTCTTTAATAACGTAGACGAAGCCGGGCAAATTTCCTGGGACGATGCCTTGCCTGTGCCTACCATGCTTCTTTCAGAGCCCCGGCACGATAGTTTGCTGGCGTTTATCGAAACCAATATCCAGAAAGCAGAAGCTTCTTTGAACACTATTGCGCAACAAGAAAAAGGTGCCTTTGAAAACTGGCGTAAGCAAACAGAAGATAGTCTGTCATTTGAACCCAAACAAGACCTTCAGGCACATTTTACCTTCGATAAGCTGGTCAATGGAGCATTCCTGAATGAAGTTTCTACCAAAGACAAGGGTATGGTAGCCGATCCGGTAGTGGAGCCAGGCAAGTTTGGAAATGCTTTTCAGTCGAATGGGGATGATATTTTGAAACTGGGTAAAGTAGGCATATTCAACCGGGCCAATCCCTTCTCTATTGGTGTATGGATTAACATTCCTCAGAAGCTTTCGAAAGGAGTTATTCTGCATAAAGGCAACGGCGATATTCTTTACAACTTCCGGGGCTACTTTATGAACTTGCTCGACGATAAGATCGAGCTATTAATGGCACATACCTGGCCCTATAATAATATAGTGAAGGTTTCTACCCAGAAACTCCCAAAAGAACAGTGGATACATCTGATGATGACCTATGATGGTTCCAGTCAGGCCAAAGGATTGAAATTGTATGTGGATGGCAAAGAAGCCGAAATGGAAACCCGGAAGGACAATCTCTACAAAGATATTCTGCTGGCTGGCGATCAGCCCGGCGTATCAGTGGGAGCTGACTGGCGGGGCGTTGGATTTAAAAATGGCCTGATTGATGACCTGCGGATTTATACACGGGAATTTACTGCACCTGAAGTATTTCAATTGGCTCATCCGGAGAATAGTGCCTTAGCAAAACTTCCGGCATTTGACGCATCAGCCTGGCAACAGTACTATTTGCATCGTATTTCTACCACTTTTCCAGTACAGTTGAAAGAACTGGAGAAATTCCGGCAGGAGAAAAACAAGGTTATGGAATCTATACCTGAAGCCATGGTAATGGATGAGATGAAAGCCAAAAGGCAAACCTACTTATTGAAGCGTGGGGTATATGATGCCTACGGTGAAAAAGTGCAACCAAATGTACCAGCCAGCATTTTACCTTATTCTAAACAATTTCCCCAAAATCGCTTAGGCTTGGCCAAATGGCTCCTGCATCCGGACAATCCCTTGCCTGCCAGAGTAGCTGTAAACCGGTTCTGGCAGAGTTATTTTGGCAATGCTATTCAGAAAAACACCAATGATTTTGGCAACCAGGGTGGTTTGCCCAGCCATCCCGAATTACTCGATTATCTGGCTGTGCATTTTAGGGAATCTGGCTGGGATGTAAAAGCATTTCAGAAACTAATTGTTATGTCAGCTACATATCGCCAGGCTTCAATGGCTTCAGAAGAACTATTAAAGAAAGACCCGGAAAATATTCTGCTTGCCCGTGGACCTGCTTTCCGGCTCACAGCCGAAATGGTTCGTGATAACGCCCTGGCTGCTTCAGGTTTATTAATCAAAAAAATAGGTGGACCCAGCGTTAAACCATACCAGCCGGAAGGTTTATGGCGGGTGAATAATACTAATTATCAGCAGGATACTGGCGGAAACCTGTACCGGAGAAGTTTGTACACCTTCTGGAAGCGTACCAATCCGCCTCCTTCTATGAATACATTTGATGCCCCTTCCCGGAGTTTCTGCGTCGTGCAACGGCAGAAAACCAGTACGCCATTGCAGGCTCTGGTGCTGCTCAATGATCCGCAATTTGTAGAAGCCGCCAGAGTACTAGCCCAGCAAACCATAAAAAATACTTCTGATGCAAATAACCGGCTGACTTATATGTACCAGTTACTTACCGCCAAGAAACCAACAGCGAAAGAAATGGCGATACTTCAAAAATTATATCACCAGGAATGGAATAAATTCAAAGAATATCCGGAAAAAATGGAAGGCTGGGTTACAACCGGAGAACAAAAACTGGCTCAGCAAACTGATCTGCCCACATTGGCTGCCTATACGGTAGTAGCCAGTACTATTATGAACTCAGATGCCTTCCTCACAAGAAGATAGAGAATACCTAAACCAGTAATGTATGCAAAAGGAACTAGATCAACTTTTTAATACCCTCAACCGCCGAAATTTTCTACTGAAAGCATCGATGGGGATTGGTTCGCTGGCATTGGGTTCCTTATTGAACCCACAAAAACTCTTTTCTGCCGATGATACAGGGGAGGGCATTCTGAGAGCTCCTCACATTCCTCCCAAAGCCAAACGGGTGGTATACCTGTTCCAGAGTGGAGGTCCCTCCCAGCTGGAATTATTTGATCATAAGCCGCTGTTGCAGAAAATGCATGGCCAGCAATTACCAGATTCTGTGCGGAAAGGGCAACGCTTAACTGGCATGAGTGCCGGACAATCTTCCTTGCCTCTGGTCGGTTCTCCATACAAGTTTGCCCAACATGGAAAAAGTGGTGCCTGGGTAAGTGAACTGATGCCCTATACCGGACAGGTTGCTGATGAACTGTGTTTTATCAAATCTATGTTCACCGAGCAGATCAACCATGACCCAGCGCTTACCTTCTTCCAGACTGGTAATCAGATTGCCGGAAGACCTAGTATTGGTTCGTGGATCAGTTATGGCTTGGGTTCTGAAAACGAGAATTTGCCTGCTTTTATCGTACTCATTTCTAAAAATGCACCGCAAGACCAGCCTTTGTTTGCCAGATTATGGGGAAATGGATTTTTACCTTCCAAACATCAAGGTGTACAACTCCGCTCAGGCAATGAACCAGTTTTATACCTCAATAATCCGGAAGGATACACGGATGCTGACCGCCGGGAAATGCTGAATGCCTTAAATGAGTTGAACCTCGCGCAACAGGAAGTAAACAAAGATCCTGAAATCCATAACCGGATTGCCCAGTATGAAATGGCTTTCCGCATGCAAACTTCAGTTCCCGATGTAACCAACCTCTCCGACGAACCCGACTGGGTGTTTGATATGTATGGTTCCGAATCCCGTGATCCTGGTACTTTTGCTGCTAATTGCCTGCTTGCCAGACGATTGCTCGAACGGGATGTAAAATTCATTCAGCTTTACCACCAGGGTTGGGACCAGCATGGAGATTTACCCAAAGGGCTCACCAACCAATGTAAAGCCACTGATCAGGCTTCTGCCGCACTCGTGAAAGACTTAAAACAACGAGGATTATTAGACGACACTCTGGTAGTTTGGGGAGGAGAATTTGGTCGCACCAACTATTCCCAAGGAAAACTCACCCAGGATAATTATGGCCGCGATCATCATCCCCGCTGCTTTACCATGTGGATGGCAGGGGCTGGTATCAAGCCTGGTATCAGCTATGGCGAAACAGACGAATTTGGATATAACATTGCAAAAGATCCCGTTCATGTGCATGATTTCCAGGCTACGCTGCTGCATTTAATGGGCATTGACCATGAAAAGCTTTTCTACAAATTCCAGGGCAGGCGCTTCCGCCTCACTGATGTATCTGGCAATCTTGTTAGAGATATTTTAGCGTGAGGGCACAATTTATAGATAAATGAAGAAAGAGACTTTTGACTATAATTGGGGAGATGACCTTGTTAAGTTTAATAGCTTAAGCCCTAACGATAAATTTTATTATAGAATCGGGAAACCTGTAGATAAGTATTGGGGATTATATGTGGCTAAAATAGCTTTTTTTGATGCAGATGGCCAGTTAGTTTATCACAATCAGAATGCATTTGCCGATCCAATACAACAAACACAAAATGATTCAATCAAATACGCTACCTATTCAAAAGATGGAAATTTAGCTTACATGCGGGAAAGAGGGCAAGATATTAAGCAGTTACACCATTTATTGATTGATCTCAGAAAAGGAAAATATAAAATTTTACCTTGGTCGGAATCGGATTATAGAGACGGGTTCAAAATATTTGAAGAAGATTCTTTTGAAGCTGATTTAGCCCATAAATTTAATCATTCAGCGTGGATAATGAATCAACATGATAAAACAGAAATTTTGCCATTTATTAAATTAAAAAAATGGTTTCCTGAAATATAAAAGTAAAGCAAGTACATAAGTATTCCTCTCAGCTTATTACAACAACTAATCACTCTAACAATTGCCATGAAAACGCACAAACCATCCAGAAGGACATTTATAAAAC from Rhodocytophaga rosea carries:
- a CDS encoding DUF1553 domain-containing protein, producing the protein MCIWLTGCGIDKPESIVKWEKQLPASIDYNLHVKPILSEKCFFCHGPDKNKQEAGLELATREGALAALKENPGKHAIVPGNLAKSQLYHRIVSTDPEIQMPPKESNRELTDYERAVLIKWIEEGAEYKPHWALLKPEKKPLPEVKTKTWPKNPIDYFVLHKLEQEGLSPSPEADKETLLRRVTLDLTGLPPTLEEMDNFLADNSPNSYEKTVDRLLASPQYGEKMAVDWLDLARFADTHGYTVDRYRPMWPWRDWVIKAFNQNMPYDTFLTWQLAGDLLPNPTREQKLATGFNRNHAQNVEGGIVNEEFRVEYVADRTNTLGTALLGMTLECARCHDHKYDPISQKDYYSLFSFFNNVDEAGQISWDDALPVPTMLLSEPRHDSLLAFIETNIQKAEASLNTIAQQEKGAFENWRKQTEDSLSFEPKQDLQAHFTFDKLVNGAFLNEVSTKDKGMVADPVVEPGKFGNAFQSNGDDILKLGKVGIFNRANPFSIGVWINIPQKLSKGVILHKGNGDILYNFRGYFMNLLDDKIELLMAHTWPYNNIVKVSTQKLPKEQWIHLMMTYDGSSQAKGLKLYVDGKEAEMETRKDNLYKDILLAGDQPGVSVGADWRGVGFKNGLIDDLRIYTREFTAPEVFQLAHPENSALAKLPAFDASAWQQYYLHRISTTFPVQLKELEKFRQEKNKVMESIPEAMVMDEMKAKRQTYLLKRGVYDAYGEKVQPNVPASILPYSKQFPQNRLGLAKWLLHPDNPLPARVAVNRFWQSYFGNAIQKNTNDFGNQGGLPSHPELLDYLAVHFRESGWDVKAFQKLIVMSATYRQASMASEELLKKDPENILLARGPAFRLTAEMVRDNALAASGLLIKKIGGPSVKPYQPEGLWRVNNTNYQQDTGGNLYRRSLYTFWKRTNPPPSMNTFDAPSRSFCVVQRQKTSTPLQALVLLNDPQFVEAARVLAQQTIKNTSDANNRLTYMYQLLTAKKPTAKEMAILQKLYHQEWNKFKEYPEKMEGWVTTGEQKLAQQTDLPTLAAYTVVASTIMNSDAFLTRR
- a CDS encoding DUF1501 domain-containing protein codes for the protein MQKELDQLFNTLNRRNFLLKASMGIGSLALGSLLNPQKLFSADDTGEGILRAPHIPPKAKRVVYLFQSGGPSQLELFDHKPLLQKMHGQQLPDSVRKGQRLTGMSAGQSSLPLVGSPYKFAQHGKSGAWVSELMPYTGQVADELCFIKSMFTEQINHDPALTFFQTGNQIAGRPSIGSWISYGLGSENENLPAFIVLISKNAPQDQPLFARLWGNGFLPSKHQGVQLRSGNEPVLYLNNPEGYTDADRREMLNALNELNLAQQEVNKDPEIHNRIAQYEMAFRMQTSVPDVTNLSDEPDWVFDMYGSESRDPGTFAANCLLARRLLERDVKFIQLYHQGWDQHGDLPKGLTNQCKATDQASAALVKDLKQRGLLDDTLVVWGGEFGRTNYSQGKLTQDNYGRDHHPRCFTMWMAGAGIKPGISYGETDEFGYNIAKDPVHVHDFQATLLHLMGIDHEKLFYKFQGRRFRLTDVSGNLVRDILA